In Lycium ferocissimum isolate CSIRO_LF1 chromosome 11, AGI_CSIRO_Lferr_CH_V1, whole genome shotgun sequence, a single genomic region encodes these proteins:
- the LOC132037427 gene encoding neutral ceramidase 2-like, producing MGLLSVCLKGGVGRSIGMIWLALLLLLVSQGNGKGGVEASDYLIGLGSYDITGPAADVNMMGYANMEQIASGLHFRLRARTFIVAEPQGKRVAFVNLDACMASQLVTIKVLERLKARYGDLYTEQNVAISGIHTHAGPGGYLQYVTYIVTSLGFVRQSFDAVVNGIEQSIIQAHENLRPGSIFVNKGELLDAGVSRSPSAYLNNPAGERSKYKYNVDKEMTLLKFVDDEWGPVGSFNWFATHGTSMSRTNSLISGDNKGAAARFMEDWFDQKNTETPHLNISKARELPRRVSNIIPTVRGKHHELLELAASFQSSPGKPVTRLMSVARRVRSTLRLADRPRFVSAFCQTNCGDVSPNVLGAFCTDTGLPCDFNHSTCGGKNELCYGRGPGYPDEFESTRIIGERQFKKAVELFDKATEQVKGKVDSRHTYVDFSKLEVTVPKEGGSTETVKTCPAAMGFAFAAGTTDGPGAFDFKQGDDQGNAFWRLVRNLLKTPGEEQKKCQLPKPILLDTGEMKLPYDWAPSILPLQIIRIGQLVILSVPGEFTTMAGRRLRDAVKMVLTSGATKEFDSNTHVVIAGLTNTYSQYITTFEEYQIQRYEGASTLYGPHTLSAYIQQFKKLATALITGKTLQAGPQPPDMLEKQISLLPPVIMDATPFGSKFGDLITDVPQSSTFKKGDLVSVSFHSACPRNDLMTEGTFALVEILQGKDNWVPAYDDDDFSLRFIWLRPAKLSTRSEAKIEWRIPESAASGVYRIRHFGAAKALFGSVKHFEGSSSAFVVA from the exons ATGGGATTATTATCTGTTTGTCTCAAAGGTGGGGTTGGGAGATCTATAGGGATGATTTGGTTGGCTCTGTTGCTGTTATTAGTATCACAAGGGAATGGCAAAGGAGGAGTTGAAGCTTCCGATTACTTAATCGGGCTTGGAAGCTATGATATAACTGGGCCGGCTGCTGATGTAAACATGATGGGATATGCTAACATGGAACAGATTGCATCGGGCCTTCACTTCAGATTGCGAGCTCGTACGTTCATTGTGGCTGAACCTCAGGGGAAGCGAGTTGCTTTTGTGAACCTTGATGCTTGCATGGCCTCGCAGCTTGTAACCATCAAAGTTCTTGAGAGATTGAAGGCTAG GTATGGGGATCTTTACACAGAACAAAATGTTGCTATTAGTGGGATTCACACCCATGCTGGCCCTGGTGGTTATCTACAATACGTTACTTATATCGTAACATCTCTTGGTTTTGTCCGTCAATCATTTGATGCTGTAGTTAATGGGATCGAGCAAAGTATCATACAAGCTCATGAAAATCTCCGACCTGGATCAATATTTGTCAATAAAG GGGAGCTACTGGATGCTGGCGTGAGTCGTAGCCCTAGTGCTTATTTGAATAACCCTGCTGGAGAACGTAGTAAATATAAGTACAATGTTGACAAAGAAATGACCCTTTTAAAGTTTGTTGATGATGAATGGGGTCCAGTAGGCAGCTTTAATTGGTTTGCAACTCATGGAACTTCTATGAGTCGAactaactctttgattagtgGGGACAACAAAGGAGCTGCTGCACGGTTTATGGAAGACTGGTTCGATCAGAAAAATACTGAAACACCACACCTTAATATATCTAAAGCGAGAGAACTTCCCCGAAGAGTCTCAAACATCATACCAACTGTACGTGGAAAGC ATCATGAGCTACTAGAACTTGCTGCTTCTTTCCAGTCTTCTCCAGGTAAGCCAGTCACCAGGTTGATGAGCGTGGCCAGACGTGTCAGAAGTACCTTAAGGTTGGCTGATAGGCCGAGATTTGTTTCTGCTTTTTGTCAAACAAACTGTGGTGATGTCAGTCCCAATGTGCTCGGTGCGTTCTGCACAGACACAGGGCTTCCTTGTGACTTCAATCATAGTACATGCGGTGGAAAGAACGAGTTATGTTATGGTCGAGGACCAGG ATATCCAGATGAATTTGAGAGTACACGCATCATTGGAGAGAGACAATTTAAAAAAGCCGTGGAGCTTTTCGATAAAGCAACAGAGCAAGTAAAAGGCAAAGTTGACTCTCGTCACACCTATGTGGACTTCTCCAAACTTGAGGTTACAGTTCCAAAAGAGGGCGGTAGTACTGAAACGGTTAAAACCTGTCCTGCTGCAATGGGGTTTGCATTTGCTGCTGGTACAACTGATGGACCTGGAGCATTTGATTTTAAGCAAGGAGATGACCAG GGAAATGCTTTTTGGAGGTTGGTGCGAAACTTGCTTAAAACACCAGGCGAAGAACAAAAAAAGTGTCAACTTCCCAAGCCCATTTTGCTCGATACTGGTGAAATGAAGCTGCCTTATGATTGGGCG cCTTCAATACTTCCTCTTCAGATTATAAGAATAGGTCAGCTGGTCATTCTCAGTGTACCTGGAG AATTCACTACCATGGCGGGTAGACGTCTGCGAGATGCTGTGAAGATGGTGCTCACGAGTGGGGCTACCAAGGAGTTCGATAGCAATACTCATGTTGTGATAGCTGGGTTGACTAATACATATTCACAATATATAACCACCTTTGAGGAGTACCAGATACAGAGATATGAG GGTGCCTCTACACTCTATGGTCCGCATACGCTTAGCGCTTACATCCAACAGTTCAAGAAACTAGCAACTGCTCTTATCACAGGAAAGACCTTGCAAGCGGGCCCTCAGCCCCCCGATATGCTCGAAAAGCAGATAAGCTTGTTGCCACCTGTCATAATGGATGCCACCCCATTCGGTTCCAAATTCGGGGACTTAATCACCGACGTTCCTCAAAGTTCCACGTTCAAGAAGGGTGACCTTGTCTCGGTTTCTTTCCATTCAGCATGCCCGAGAAATGATCTCATGACCGAGGGTACATTTGCACTCGTTGAGATTCTTCAAGGAAAGGACAATTGGGTTCCTGCTTATGATGATGACGATTTTAGTCTTCGGTTTATATGGTTGAGACCGGCTAAACTCAGCACTCGAAGTGAGGCGAAGATCGAGTGGAGAATACCGGAATCGGCTGCTTCAGGTGTATACAGAATCAGACACTTTGGTGCTGCAAAGGCTCTTTTTGGTTCAGTTAAGCATTTTGAAGGTTCATCTAGTGCTTTTGTGGTTGCCTGA